One genomic window of Quercus lobata isolate SW786 chromosome 9, ValleyOak3.0 Primary Assembly, whole genome shotgun sequence includes the following:
- the LOC115960651 gene encoding uncharacterized protein LOC115960651 has translation MSEFSFTSNTSKKTEFSSLLLSDLFHICFLILSHPLYFSYFIFFSPYLLKLLSFLSPLFITTFLLLLLILLTVSPNLVQENSHSELSEYSKVGFLVTTYQAVLQGLQPKVDDEIENFQQFEEFEVYKIVFDTSSFEFREDPDEVLELEVKEVCSTVLEAPVEKRLECFLQEKEEQENMLGEKEEKEEKEVKQQGAVFYKVEEEEGKEKPTALMRSGSNAVHNKVNDTKVSSQRPGEGNLIPNSSPVVETYETLCSNLGNFGSMRKEKEWRRTLACKLFEERHNVEGGEGMDLLWETYETDSNKLQAKSNTKKGKKNGVEYNEDDDEDEEEVDGQLCCLQALKFSAGKMNLGMGRPNLVKISKALKGIGWLHNVTRHGKKGYH, from the coding sequence ATGTCTGAGTTTTCTTTCACATCAAACACCTCCAAGAAGACTGAATTCTCTAGTCTTCTCCTCTCTGACTTGTTCCATATTTGTTTCCTCATTCTCTCTCACCCTCTTTACTTCTCttacttcatcttcttctccccaTATCTTCTCAAGCTCCTATCtttcctctctcctctctttatCACCacttttcttctcctcctccttatTCTTCTCACCGTCTCTCCAAACCTTGTCCAAGAAAACTCTCACTCTGAATTGTCTGAATATTCCAAGGTTGGTTTTCTTGTTACAACATACCAAGCTGTTTTACAAGGGTTGCAGCCTAAAGTGGatgatgaaattgaaaacttccAACAATTTGAGGAATTTGAAGTATATAAGATTGTGTTTGATACGTCAAGTTTCGAATTTAGAGAGGACCCAGATGAAGTTCTGGAGTTGGAAGTCAAAGAAGTTTGCTCAACGGTCCTTGAAGCACCTGTTGAAAAGAGATTAGAATGCTTTTTGcaagaaaaggaggaacaaGAAAATATGTTAggtgaaaaagaagagaaagaagagaaagaagtcaAACAACAAGGCGCAGTGTTCTataaagttgaagaagaagagggaaaagaaaaaccaacCGCGTTGATGAGAAGCGGATCCAATGCAGTGCATAATAAAGTAAATGACACCAAAGTGAGCTCCCAAAGACCAGGTGAAGGTAATTTGATTCCTAATAGCTCACCAGTTGTGGAGACTTACGAAACATTGTGTTCCAATCTTGGAAATTTTGGTTcaatgagaaaagagaaagagtggAGGAGGACATTGGCATGCAAGCTTTTTGAGGAGAGACACAATGTGGAAGGAGGTGAAGGGATGGATTTGCTCTGGGAGACATATGAGACCGATTCGAACAAGCTGCAGGCGAAAAGCAACACaaagaaggggaagaaaaacgGGGTTGAGTACAATGAAGACGACGATGAGGACGAGGAAGAAGTGGACGGGCAATTGTGCTGCTTACAGGCTTTGAAGTTCTCAGCAGGGAAGATGAACTTAGGAATGGGAAGGCCTAATCTTGTCAAGATTTCCAAGGCCCTCAAAGGGATTGGATGGTTGCACAATGTCACCAGGCATGGCAAGAAGGGGTACCATTAA